A section of the Lagopus muta isolate bLagMut1 chromosome 17, bLagMut1 primary, whole genome shotgun sequence genome encodes:
- the KCTD10 gene encoding BTB/POZ domain-containing adapter for CUL3-mediated RhoA degradation protein 3 isoform X2: MEEMSGESVVSSAVPAAATRTTSFKGTSPSSKYVKLNIGGALYYTTMQTLTKQDTMLKAMFSGRMEVLTDSEGWILIDRCGKHFGTILNYLRDGAVPLPESRREIEELLAEAKYYLVQGLVDECQAALQNKDAYEPFCKVPVITSSKEEQKLIATSNKPAVKLLYNRSNNKYSYTSNSDDNMLKNIELFDKLSLRFNGRVLFIKDVIGDEICCWSFYGQGRKIAEVCCTSIVYATEKKQTKVEFPEARIYEETLNILLYESQDGRGPDNALLEATGGAAGRSHHLEEDEERERIERVRRIHIKRPDDRAHLHQ; this comes from the exons ATG GAAGAGATGTCGGGAGAAAGCGTGGTGAGCTCAGCAGTGCCGGCAGCTGCCACCCGCACAACCTCCTTCAAAGGAACAAGCCCGAGCTCCAAGTATGTCAAGCTGAACATTGGCGGGGCCCTGTACTACACCACCATGCAGACACTGACCAAGCAGGACACCATGCTCAAGGCCATGTTCAGTGGGAGAATGGAGGTTCTGACAGACAGTGAAG GCTGGATCCTGATCGACCGCTGCGGGAAACATTTTGGGACAATCCTGAATTACCTGCGTGACGGCGCTGTGCCGCTCCCGGAGAGCCGCAGGGAGATTGAAGAGCTCCTGGCTGAAGCCAAGTATTACCTGGTGCAGGGGCTGGTGGACGAGTGCCAGGCAGCCTTGCAG AATAAAGATGCATACGAACCATTCTGCAAGGTACCAGTTATCACTTCTTCCAAGGAAGAGCAAAAACTTATAGCCACTTCTAACAAG CCGGCAGTGAAGTTGCTATACAACAGAAGCAACAACAAATATTCCTACACCAG CAACTCTGACGACAACATGCTGAAAAACATTGAGCTATTTGATAAGCTGTCCTTGAGGTTTAATGGGAGAGTGCTCTTTATAAAGGATGTGATTGGAGACGAGATCTGCTGCTGGTCTTTCTACGGGCAGGGACGGAAGATTGCTGAAGTCTGTTGCACTTCCATTGTTTATGCTACtgagaaaaaacagacaaag GTGGAGTTCCCAGAAGCCCGCATTTACGAGGAGACACTGAACATTCTGCTGTATGAGTCCCAGGACGGCAGGGGACCCGACAACGCGCTCCTGGAAGCCACAGGAGGGGCAGCTGGCCGCTCCCATCACctggaggaagatgaggaaCGAGAGCGCATCGAACGCGTGCGAAGGATCCACATCAAGCGTCCGGATGACAGAGCCCATCTGCACCAGTGA
- the UBE3B gene encoding ubiquitin-protein ligase E3B encodes MFSASQSSKAQFLDKARQAREERRELKERERAAVQIQALVRRFLCRCHLQKEIRREVEDFFGTAEPGASKRSALSVFRIARKLLFVFNHKEDKERFEKLCRCILNSMDVENEPKVWYVSLALSKDLTLLWIKQIKDILWFCCEFLKQLKPDILQDSRLVNLHLTMLVTFTDTSTWKILRGKGETLRPAMNHICANIMGHLNQKGFYSVLQILLTNGLARSRPSLSKGSLTAIFSLALRPVVAAQFSDNLLRSFLIHVMSVPAIMTHLATLTPERLAVIESHDLFRKFIIFLSREAQCRDVCVCLEGSHTLCLLGNLVYLGSLNDKVLEDETAHFVGVLIHMLSYCQKYVSQKKSNLTHWHPVLGWFSQTVDYGLNESMPLLTKQLQHLWGVHMIRILFSDVLSKKLLENQEIAQLPTQPVSPQNSLPMKNLFKRAFQKSASVRNILKPVGGKRVDSAEVQKVCSICVLYQTTLTTLTQIRLQILTGLTYLDDLLPKLWAFICELGPQGGLKLFLECLNNDTEESKRLLAMLMLFCDCSRHLITILDDIEVYEEQISFKLEELVTISSFLNSFVFKMIWDGIVENARGETLELFHSVHGWLMVLYERDCRRRFAPEDHWLRKDLKPSVLFQELDKDKKRAQLLLQYIPHVIPHKNRVLLFRNMVTKEKEKLGLVETSSASPHVTHITIRRSRMLEDGYEQLRQLSQNAMKGVIRVKFVNDLGVDEAGIDQDGVFKEFLEEIIKKVFDPALNLFKTTSGDERLYPSPTSYIHENYLQLFEFVGKMLGKAVYEGIVVDVPFASFFLSQLLGHHHSVFYSSVDELPSLDSEFYKNLTSIKRYDGDISDLGLTLSYDEDVMGQLVCHELVPGGKTIPVTNENKISYIHLMAHFRMHTQIKSQTAALISGFRSIIKPEWIRMFSAPELQRLISGDNAEIDLEDLKKHTVYYGGFHGSHRVIIWLWDILANDFSPEERAMFLKFVTSCSRPPLLGFAYLKPPFSIRCVEVSDDQDTGDTLGSVLRGFFTIRKKEPGGRLPTSSTCFNLLKLPNYSKKSILREKLRYAISMNTGFELS; translated from the exons ATGTTCAGTGCCAGCCAGTCCTCCAAAGCCCAGTTCCTGGACAAAGCACGGCAGGCCCGCGAGGAGCGACGTGAGCTGAAGGAGAGGGAgcgtgctgctgtgcagatccAGGCGCTGGTCAGGAGGTTCCTCTGCCGATGTCACCTGCAGAAGGAGATCAG GAGAGAAGTGGAGGATTTCTTTGGGACAGCTGAACCTGGGGCAAGTAAAAGAAGTGctctttctgtcttcagaatTGCTAGGAAGCTGCTGTTTGTATTTAATCATAAAGAGGACAAAGAG agatTTGAAAAGCTGTGCCGTTGTATTCTTAATAGCATGGATGTTGAGAATGAACCAAAG GTGTGGTATGTGTCACTGGCACTCTCCAAGGATCTCACGCTCTTATGGATCAAACAGATCAAAGATATTCTGTGGTTTTGCTGTGAATTTCTCAAGCAGCTTAAG CCTGACATCTTACAAGACTCTAGACTGGTCAATTTGCACCTCACAATGCTTGTCACTTTCACAGACACTTCTACCTGGAAAATCCTTCGGGGAAAAG GTGAAACCCTGCGGCCTGCCATGAACCACATCTGTGCTAACATCATGGGACATCTAAATCAGAAGGGATTTTATTCCGTGCTGCAG attttgctAACCAATGGCTTGGCAAGATCCAGACCATCCCTGTCCAAAGGCTCTTTAACTGCCATCTTCTCTCTTGCATTGCG CCCTGTTGTTGCTGCACAGTTCTCAGACAATCTGCTGAGGTCCTTTCTGATCCATGTCATGTCTGTTCCTGCTATAATGACCCACCTTGCTACTCTAACACCTGAG CGCCTGGCAGTGATAGAATCTCATGATCTTTTCCGCAAATTCATCATATTCCTGAGCCGTGAAGCGCAGTGTCGAGATGTCTGCGTGTGCCTGGAAGGAAGTCACACTCTTTGCTTGTTGG GTAATCTTGTGTACTTGGGCTCCTTGAATGATAAAGTGCTTGAGGACGAGACAGCTCATTTTGTGGGTGTGCTCATTCACATGCTCTCCTACTGCCAGAAGTAtgtttcacaaaagaaatccaaTCTGACCCACTGGCATCCTGTTCTGGGCTGGTTTTCACAGACTGTGGATTATGG ATTGAATGAGTCCATGCCTCTGCTGACAAAGCaactgcagcatctctggggAGTCCATATGATCCGCATCCTCTTCAGTGATGTGCTCAGCAAGAAATTGCTAGAGAATCAGGAAATAGCTCAGCTGCCAACACAGCCAGTTTCCCCTCAGAACAGCCTCCCTATGAAGA ATCTTTTCAAGAGAGCTTTTCAGAAGTCTGCATCCGTGCGCAACATCCTGAAGCCTGTTGGGGGCAAGCGAGTGGACTCTGCTGAAGTGCAGAAGGTGTGCAGTATCTGTGTCCTGTACCAGACCACGCTCACAACGCTCACACAGATACGCCTGCAGATACTCACAG GCCTCACTTACTTGGATGATCTGTTGCCCAAATTATGGGCTTTTATCTGTGAGCTGGGACCACAGGGCGGGTTGAAGCTCTTCTTGGAATGCCTGAATAATGATACAGAAGAATCCAAGAGGCTGCTGGCCATGTTGATGCTCTTCTGCGACTGCTCCCGCCACCTTATCAC GATTCTTGATGACATAGAAGTCTATGAAGAGCAGATTTCATTCAAGCTGGAAGAGCTTGTTACCATCTCAtcttttctgaattcttttgtGTTTAAGATGATCTGGGATGGAATTGTGG AGAACGCCAGGGGGGAGACGCTGGAGCTCTTTCACTCTGTCCATGGCTGGCTCATGGTCCTGTATGAAAGGGACTGCCGCAGGCGTTTTGCTCCTGAGGACCACTGGCTACGGAA GGACCTCAAACCCAGCGTGCTCTTCCAGGAGCTGGACAAGGACAAGAAACGagctcagctgctcctgcagtacATCCCACATGTCATTCCCCACAAGAAT agGGTGCTGCTTTTTCGAAACATGGTTacaaaggagaaggagaagcttGGGTTGGTTGAAACCAGCTCTGCATCACCTCATGTCACACACATCACTATCCGCCGCTCACGAATGTTGGAG GATGGATATGAACAGCTACGGCAGCTTTCCCAGAACGCCATGAAGGGAGTGATCAGAGTGAAGTTTGTGAATGATCTGGGTGTCGATGAGGCTGGTATTGATCAAGATGGTGTCTTCAAAGAGTTTCTGGAAGAGATAATAAAGAAGGTGTTTGACCCTGCACTCAACTTGTTCAAG ACAACCAGTGGTGATGAGAGGCTGTATCCATCCCCAACATCCTATATTCATGAGAACTACCTGCAGCTCTTCGAGTTTGTGGGGAAGATGCTTGGAAAGGCTGTATATGAG GGAATAGTTGTGGATGTACCATTTGCTTCCTTCTTCTTGAGTCAGCTCCTTGGACACCACCACAGTGTCTTCTACAGCTCTGTAGATGAACTTCCCTCCTTGGACTCTGAGTTCTATAAAAATCTCACTTCAATTAAG CGTTACGATGGTGATATCAGTGACTTGGGCTTAACGCTGTCCTACGATGAAGATGTGATGGGTCAG CTTGTTTGCCATGAACTTGTTCCTGGAGGGAAGACCATTCCCGTTACCAATGAAAATAA GATCAGCTACATCCATCTGATGGCTCACTTCCGGATGCACACACAGATCAAGAGTCAGACAGCAGCGCTCATCAGCGGATTCAGGTCGATCATTAAGCCTGAGTGGATTCGTATGTTCTCTGCACCAGAGCTGCAGCGACTGATCTCTGGTGACAATGCTGAGATTGACCTCGAGGACTTAAA aaaACACACAGTGTACTATGGGGGCTTCCATGGGAGTCATCGGGTCATTATCTGGTTGTGGGACATCCTAGCCAATGACTTCAGCCCTGAGGAGAGGGCCATGTTTCTGAAG TTTGTTACCAGCTGCTCTAGGCCTCCACTTCTGGGCTTTGCCTACCTCAAGCCTCCATTTTCCATCCGTTGTGTGGAAGTCTCTGATGACCAG GACACCGGTGACACGCTGGGCAGTGTGCTGCGGGGCTTCTTCACCATCCGCAAGAAAGAGCCAGGCGGGCGTCTCCCAACCTCCTCCACGTGTTTCAACCTCCTCAAGCTTCCCAACTACAGCAAGAAGAGCATTCTGCGGGAGAAGCTGCGCTACGCCATCAGCATGAACACTGGCTTCGAGTTATCCTAG
- the KCTD10 gene encoding BTB/POZ domain-containing adapter for CUL3-mediated RhoA degradation protein 3 isoform X3: MSGESVVSSAVPAAATRTTSFKGTSPSSKYVKLNIGGALYYTTMQTLTKQDTMLKAMFSGRMEVLTDSEGWILIDRCGKHFGTILNYLRDGAVPLPESRREIEELLAEAKYYLVQGLVDECQAALQQNKDAYEPFCKVPVITSSKEEQKLIATSNKPAVKLLYNRSNNKYSYTSNSDDNMLKNIELFDKLSLRFNGRVLFIKDVIGDEICCWSFYGQGRKIAEVCCTSIVYATEKKQTKVEFPEARIYEETLNILLYESQDGRGPDNALLEATGGAAGRSHHLEEDEERERIERVRRIHIKRPDDRAHLHQ; the protein is encoded by the exons ATGTCGGGAGAAAGCGTGGTGAGCTCAGCAGTGCCGGCAGCTGCCACCCGCACAACCTCCTTCAAAGGAACAAGCCCGAGCTCCAAGTATGTCAAGCTGAACATTGGCGGGGCCCTGTACTACACCACCATGCAGACACTGACCAAGCAGGACACCATGCTCAAGGCCATGTTCAGTGGGAGAATGGAGGTTCTGACAGACAGTGAAG GCTGGATCCTGATCGACCGCTGCGGGAAACATTTTGGGACAATCCTGAATTACCTGCGTGACGGCGCTGTGCCGCTCCCGGAGAGCCGCAGGGAGATTGAAGAGCTCCTGGCTGAAGCCAAGTATTACCTGGTGCAGGGGCTGGTGGACGAGTGCCAGGCAGCCTTGCAG CAGAATAAAGATGCATACGAACCATTCTGCAAGGTACCAGTTATCACTTCTTCCAAGGAAGAGCAAAAACTTATAGCCACTTCTAACAAG CCGGCAGTGAAGTTGCTATACAACAGAAGCAACAACAAATATTCCTACACCAG CAACTCTGACGACAACATGCTGAAAAACATTGAGCTATTTGATAAGCTGTCCTTGAGGTTTAATGGGAGAGTGCTCTTTATAAAGGATGTGATTGGAGACGAGATCTGCTGCTGGTCTTTCTACGGGCAGGGACGGAAGATTGCTGAAGTCTGTTGCACTTCCATTGTTTATGCTACtgagaaaaaacagacaaag GTGGAGTTCCCAGAAGCCCGCATTTACGAGGAGACACTGAACATTCTGCTGTATGAGTCCCAGGACGGCAGGGGACCCGACAACGCGCTCCTGGAAGCCACAGGAGGGGCAGCTGGCCGCTCCCATCACctggaggaagatgaggaaCGAGAGCGCATCGAACGCGTGCGAAGGATCCACATCAAGCGTCCGGATGACAGAGCCCATCTGCACCAGTGA
- the KCTD10 gene encoding BTB/POZ domain-containing adapter for CUL3-mediated RhoA degradation protein 3 isoform X1 yields MEEMSGESVVSSAVPAAATRTTSFKGTSPSSKYVKLNIGGALYYTTMQTLTKQDTMLKAMFSGRMEVLTDSEGWILIDRCGKHFGTILNYLRDGAVPLPESRREIEELLAEAKYYLVQGLVDECQAALQQNKDAYEPFCKVPVITSSKEEQKLIATSNKPAVKLLYNRSNNKYSYTSNSDDNMLKNIELFDKLSLRFNGRVLFIKDVIGDEICCWSFYGQGRKIAEVCCTSIVYATEKKQTKVEFPEARIYEETLNILLYESQDGRGPDNALLEATGGAAGRSHHLEEDEERERIERVRRIHIKRPDDRAHLHQ; encoded by the exons ATG GAAGAGATGTCGGGAGAAAGCGTGGTGAGCTCAGCAGTGCCGGCAGCTGCCACCCGCACAACCTCCTTCAAAGGAACAAGCCCGAGCTCCAAGTATGTCAAGCTGAACATTGGCGGGGCCCTGTACTACACCACCATGCAGACACTGACCAAGCAGGACACCATGCTCAAGGCCATGTTCAGTGGGAGAATGGAGGTTCTGACAGACAGTGAAG GCTGGATCCTGATCGACCGCTGCGGGAAACATTTTGGGACAATCCTGAATTACCTGCGTGACGGCGCTGTGCCGCTCCCGGAGAGCCGCAGGGAGATTGAAGAGCTCCTGGCTGAAGCCAAGTATTACCTGGTGCAGGGGCTGGTGGACGAGTGCCAGGCAGCCTTGCAG CAGAATAAAGATGCATACGAACCATTCTGCAAGGTACCAGTTATCACTTCTTCCAAGGAAGAGCAAAAACTTATAGCCACTTCTAACAAG CCGGCAGTGAAGTTGCTATACAACAGAAGCAACAACAAATATTCCTACACCAG CAACTCTGACGACAACATGCTGAAAAACATTGAGCTATTTGATAAGCTGTCCTTGAGGTTTAATGGGAGAGTGCTCTTTATAAAGGATGTGATTGGAGACGAGATCTGCTGCTGGTCTTTCTACGGGCAGGGACGGAAGATTGCTGAAGTCTGTTGCACTTCCATTGTTTATGCTACtgagaaaaaacagacaaag GTGGAGTTCCCAGAAGCCCGCATTTACGAGGAGACACTGAACATTCTGCTGTATGAGTCCCAGGACGGCAGGGGACCCGACAACGCGCTCCTGGAAGCCACAGGAGGGGCAGCTGGCCGCTCCCATCACctggaggaagatgaggaaCGAGAGCGCATCGAACGCGTGCGAAGGATCCACATCAAGCGTCCGGATGACAGAGCCCATCTGCACCAGTGA